One window of Bacteroidota bacterium genomic DNA carries:
- a CDS encoding carboxymuconolactone decarboxylase family protein, translated as MATFSVPTLDQIIDAGARATLEQIQQQIGMVPNLYAFEASSPEAFQTNLAFAHAIENARFTNREVQAVYLTTSEVNACSYCLAAHTALAKMNGFSEAQTFDLRAGTINDPKLGVLTRLTRSFVKTQGRPDATLVDAFFDAGYAQAHFVDLVALISVKTLSNYLHNATDLPVDFPAAKALPEAIAA; from the coding sequence ATGGCAACGTTCTCCGTTCCCACTCTCGACCAGATCATCGACGCCGGCGCCCGTGCGACGCTGGAACAGATCCAGCAGCAGATCGGGATGGTCCCCAACCTCTACGCCTTCGAAGCGTCCTCGCCTGAGGCTTTCCAGACCAACCTCGCCTTCGCGCACGCCATCGAGAACGCACGCTTCACCAACCGCGAGGTGCAGGCCGTCTACCTCACCACGAGCGAAGTCAACGCGTGCTCGTACTGCCTCGCCGCGCACACCGCGCTGGCCAAGATGAACGGCTTCAGCGAAGCGCAGACGTTCGATCTCCGCGCTGGCACCATCAACGACCCGAAGCTTGGTGTGCTCACCCGTCTCACGCGATCCTTTGTGAAGACGCAGGGTCGCCCCGATGCCACGCTCGTCGACGCCTTCTTCGATGCGGGCTATGCGCAGGCGCACTTCGTGGATCTCGTCGCGCTCATCTCCGTCAAGACGCTCTCGAACTACCTCCACAACGCCACGGACCTCCCCGTCGACTTCCCCGCTGCCAAGGCACTGCCCGAAGCCATTGCGGCCTAA
- a CDS encoding alkene reductase: MKLLTPYRLGPLTLPNRLVMAPLTRSRHPDHIPNVLAPTYYAQRAAAGLLIAEATQVTPRGVGYPDTPGIHSDAQVAAWRAVTDLVHAVGGRIVLQLWHVGRRSHSAFLDGKLPVAPSPIPIAGKRVPLPDGSKADYEVPHPLSVDEIAETVEAFRIGAANAKRAGFDGVEIHAANGYLIEQFLASGTNTRTDAYGGSVPNRVRFLLDVTEAILQEWDADRVGVRFSFGTGANGVVDDDPVATFGFAIERMADAGLAYVHAMRPNRYMGTAQDGQPDFIRLARQRFPRTVIANGDYDRTDGERSVRDGQADLIAYGRPFIANPDLPLRFAAQAAGLDAPIATANPRTYYGGGAAGYTDYPLWHASDVEVRPLTQAKVA; this comes from the coding sequence TTGAAGCTGCTCACACCCTACCGGCTCGGTCCGCTTACGCTGCCCAACCGGCTGGTGATGGCCCCGCTGACGCGCAGCCGACATCCGGATCACATCCCCAACGTCCTCGCGCCGACGTACTACGCACAGCGCGCTGCAGCGGGCCTGCTCATCGCCGAGGCCACGCAGGTGACGCCGCGCGGTGTGGGCTACCCAGACACGCCCGGCATCCATAGCGACGCGCAAGTAGCGGCCTGGCGCGCAGTCACAGACCTCGTGCACGCCGTGGGCGGCCGTATCGTGCTGCAGCTCTGGCACGTCGGGCGGCGGTCGCACTCAGCGTTCCTCGACGGCAAGCTCCCGGTCGCGCCCTCGCCGATTCCGATCGCGGGCAAGCGCGTCCCGCTCCCGGACGGCTCGAAGGCGGACTATGAGGTGCCGCACCCGCTCTCGGTCGACGAGATCGCCGAGACGGTCGAGGCCTTCCGGATCGGCGCAGCCAACGCCAAGCGGGCGGGCTTCGACGGCGTCGAGATCCACGCGGCCAACGGCTACCTCATCGAGCAATTCCTCGCGAGCGGCACCAACACGCGCACCGACGCCTACGGCGGCTCCGTCCCCAACCGCGTTCGGTTTCTGCTCGACGTCACCGAGGCGATCTTACAGGAGTGGGACGCCGACCGTGTGGGCGTGCGCTTCTCGTTCGGGACCGGGGCAAACGGCGTCGTAGACGACGACCCCGTGGCTACGTTCGGTTTCGCCATCGAGCGGATGGCCGACGCGGGCCTCGCCTACGTCCACGCGATGCGCCCGAATCGCTACATGGGCACCGCTCAAGATGGGCAGCCCGACTTTATCCGGCTTGCGCGCCAACGCTTCCCGCGCACCGTGATCGCCAACGGCGACTACGACCGCACGGACGGCGAACGGTCGGTGCGCGACGGTCAGGCCGACCTGATCGCCTACGGCCGCCCGTTCATCGCCAACCCCGACCTTCCGCTCCGCTTCGCCGCGCAGGCCGCCGGGCTCGACGCCCCCATTGCGACGGCCAACCCGCGCACGTACTACGGCGGCGGTGCCGCTGGCTACACAGACTATCCGCTCTGGCACGCCTCTGACGTGGAGGTCCGTCCCCTCACCCAAGCAAAGGTCGCCTGA
- the aroF gene encoding 3-deoxy-7-phosphoheptulonate synthase yields MVVVMQSGASEAQIEAVIARLNGYGFDMHRSSGEAQTVLGAIGVQPDFDVRHIKILEGVADVYRVTSPYKFASRTWRQENTTVDLGDGVVLGGDEFVVMAGPCSVESEEQIEASAAFVASQGVPVLRGGAFKPRSSPYSFQGHGEDGLKWMRAAADRHGLKIITEVMRPADVELIGQYTDVFQIGARNMQNFPLLKEVGKTNTAVFLKRGLSATIKEWLMSAEYILAGGNPNVILCERGIRTFETATRNTLDLSAVPVIKKHSHLPIFVDPSHGVGLRDKILPLARAGAAVGADGLMIETHPDPPSALSDGPQSLYFDQFADLMAQVRRVAEVVGRTVRAPLAEA; encoded by the coding sequence ATGGTTGTCGTCATGCAAAGCGGGGCCTCTGAGGCCCAGATCGAAGCCGTCATCGCGCGCCTGAACGGATACGGCTTCGACATGCACCGCTCCTCCGGCGAGGCGCAGACCGTGCTCGGCGCCATCGGCGTGCAGCCCGACTTCGACGTCCGCCACATCAAGATCCTCGAAGGCGTCGCGGACGTGTACCGCGTGACGAGCCCGTACAAGTTCGCGAGCCGCACGTGGCGGCAGGAGAACACGACCGTTGATCTCGGCGACGGTGTCGTGCTTGGCGGCGACGAGTTCGTGGTGATGGCCGGGCCGTGCTCGGTCGAGAGCGAGGAGCAGATCGAGGCGTCGGCGGCCTTCGTGGCGTCGCAGGGTGTGCCGGTTCTGCGTGGGGGCGCGTTCAAACCGCGCTCGTCGCCCTACTCGTTCCAGGGCCACGGCGAGGACGGCCTGAAGTGGATGCGCGCCGCGGCCGACCGCCACGGCCTCAAAATCATCACCGAGGTCATGCGCCCCGCCGACGTGGAACTGATCGGGCAGTACACCGATGTCTTCCAGATTGGCGCGCGCAACATGCAGAACTTCCCGCTGCTGAAGGAGGTCGGCAAGACCAACACGGCGGTCTTCCTCAAGCGCGGCCTCTCGGCCACGATCAAGGAGTGGCTTATGAGCGCGGAGTACATCCTCGCGGGCGGCAACCCCAACGTGATCCTCTGCGAGCGCGGCATCCGCACCTTCGAGACGGCAACGCGCAACACGCTCGACCTCTCAGCGGTGCCTGTCATCAAGAAGCACAGCCACCTGCCCATCTTCGTGGACCCGAGCCACGGCGTCGGCCTACGCGACAAGATCCTGCCGCTCGCGCGCGCCGGGGCCGCCGTCGGCGCCGACGGCCTGATGATCGAGACGCACCCCGACCCGCCGAGCGCGCTCTCAGACGGCCCACAGTCCCTCTACTTCGACCAGTTCGCGGACCTCATGGCGCAGGTACGTCGCGTAGCCGAGGTCGTGGGCCGCACGGTGCGCGCTCCTCTCGCGGAGGCCTAG
- the glmS gene encoding glutamine--fructose-6-phosphate transaminase (isomerizing): MCGIVGYIGTRQASDLLVTGLKRLEYRGYDSAGVAVVNGSVSIRKKRGKVGELASALEASPVHGTLGIGHTRWATHGAPNDVNAHPHTAPNGRFALVHNGIIENYGAIRKRLIADGYTFHSDTDTEALVHLIDDVQRKTRLSLAEAVRQALTQVRGTYGIVVVSEDDPDMLIAARLGSPLILGLGEGENFVASDASPLIEHTRHVVYLNDGEMAVVRRDGYEVFSIEGAPVAKEVHELEWDLEQIEKGGYEHFMFKEIMEQPEAIENGLRGRLRPDLGEIHLGGLQTPEVLQTLRDAKRILICACGTSWHAGLVGEYLIERHARISVEVDYASEFRYRNPVFQEGDVMFVISQSGETADTLAALRKAKEAGVPVYGICNVVGSTIARETEAGAYLHAGPEIGVASTKAFTGQVSVLTMIALMLSKERGVDHNGSMPAYQAYLDALAGIPDLMRKVLKLNDTIEQIARDYRWAQNFLYLGRGCNFPVALEGALKLKEISYIHAEGYPAAEMKHGPIALIDQFMPVVFIATRDAIYEKVVSNIEEVVARGGEVIAITDEGNDELDDLCKYVIPVPKTLDCLEPLLTVIPLQLLSYHVAVMRGCDVDQPRNLAKSVTVE; this comes from the coding sequence ATGTGTGGCATCGTCGGCTACATCGGCACGCGTCAAGCGAGCGACCTCCTCGTCACCGGCCTCAAGCGCCTCGAATACCGCGGGTATGACTCGGCCGGCGTGGCCGTCGTTAACGGCAGCGTCTCGATCCGCAAGAAGCGGGGCAAGGTCGGCGAACTTGCAAGCGCGCTCGAGGCGAGCCCGGTGCACGGCACGCTCGGCATCGGTCACACGCGTTGGGCTACCCACGGCGCACCGAACGACGTCAACGCGCACCCGCACACGGCCCCGAATGGGCGGTTCGCGCTCGTGCACAACGGCATCATCGAGAACTACGGTGCCATCCGCAAGCGCCTCATCGCCGACGGCTACACGTTCCACAGCGACACCGATACGGAAGCGCTCGTTCACCTCATCGACGACGTGCAGCGCAAGACGCGCCTCTCGCTTGCCGAGGCCGTGCGGCAGGCGCTCACGCAGGTGCGCGGTACGTACGGCATCGTCGTGGTGAGCGAGGACGACCCCGACATGCTCATCGCGGCGCGGCTCGGGAGCCCGCTCATCCTCGGTCTGGGTGAGGGCGAGAACTTCGTGGCGTCCGACGCAAGCCCGCTCATCGAGCACACGCGTCACGTGGTCTACCTCAACGACGGCGAGATGGCTGTCGTCCGGCGCGATGGCTACGAGGTCTTCTCCATCGAGGGCGCGCCCGTCGCCAAGGAGGTGCACGAGTTGGAGTGGGACCTCGAGCAGATCGAGAAAGGAGGCTACGAGCACTTCATGTTCAAGGAGATCATGGAGCAGCCCGAGGCCATCGAGAACGGTCTGCGCGGACGCCTGCGGCCCGACCTTGGCGAGATTCACCTCGGCGGCCTCCAGACGCCGGAGGTTCTTCAGACGCTCCGCGACGCGAAGCGCATCCTGATCTGCGCCTGCGGAACGTCCTGGCACGCCGGGCTCGTCGGGGAGTACCTCATCGAGCGGCACGCGCGCATCTCCGTCGAGGTCGACTATGCGAGCGAATTCCGCTATCGCAACCCGGTCTTCCAGGAGGGCGATGTGATGTTCGTGATCTCGCAATCGGGCGAGACGGCCGACACGCTCGCGGCGCTGCGCAAGGCGAAGGAAGCAGGCGTGCCTGTCTACGGAATCTGCAACGTCGTCGGCTCCACAATCGCGCGCGAAACCGAGGCGGGTGCGTACCTCCACGCTGGACCGGAGATCGGCGTGGCGTCCACGAAGGCGTTCACGGGGCAGGTGTCCGTGCTGACGATGATCGCGCTCATGCTCTCGAAGGAGCGCGGCGTCGATCACAACGGCTCGATGCCAGCCTACCAAGCCTACCTCGACGCGCTCGCGGGTATCCCCGACCTCATGCGCAAGGTGCTGAAGCTCAACGACACCATCGAGCAGATCGCGCGCGACTACCGCTGGGCCCAGAACTTCCTCTACCTCGGGCGCGGCTGCAACTTCCCCGTCGCCCTCGAAGGTGCGCTCAAGCTCAAGGAGATCAGTTATATCCACGCCGAGGGCTACCCGGCAGCCGAGATGAAGCACGGCCCGATTGCGCTCATCGACCAGTTCATGCCGGTCGTGTTCATCGCCACGCGCGACGCGATCTATGAGAAGGTCGTTTCCAACATCGAGGAGGTCGTCGCCCGCGGCGGCGAGGTCATCGCAATCACCGACGAAGGCAACGACGAACTCGACGACCTTTGCAAGTACGTCATCCCCGTGCCGAAGACGCTCGACTGCCTAGAGCCGTTGCTCACGGTGATCCCGCTGCAACTACTCAGCTACCACGTGGCCGTGATGCGCGGATGCGACGTTGACCAGCCTCGCAACCTCGCCAAAAGTGTGACGGTGGAGTAG
- a CDS encoding response regulator transcription factor encodes MSPRVIIADDHPTFRAGLRAFLEQEAGCTILAETSDGAATLAAVEAMPPDVLVLDLQMPGLSGLDVLDRLRQSHPDLPVLILSAYEDDEYIFGVLERGAAGYLTKQESLYLIGEAVQGAARGETGWLSRRIAALFVGQRRSRPEPGALDALSEREREVLLEVARGYSNAEVGERLYITESTVKKHVHQVYAKIGVQTRAQAVAWAWAQGLVNGDDTEAAWT; translated from the coding sequence ATGTCCCCCCGCGTCATCATCGCCGACGACCACCCGACCTTCCGCGCTGGACTGCGGGCCTTCCTCGAACAGGAAGCGGGATGCACGATCCTCGCCGAGACCAGCGACGGGGCAGCGACGCTCGCCGCCGTGGAGGCGATGCCGCCCGACGTGCTGGTGCTCGACCTGCAGATGCCGGGCCTCTCCGGCCTCGACGTGCTCGACCGGCTCCGGCAGAGCCACCCGGACCTCCCCGTGCTCATCCTGAGCGCGTACGAGGACGACGAGTACATCTTCGGCGTGCTCGAACGCGGCGCGGCGGGCTACCTCACGAAGCAGGAGTCGCTCTACCTGATCGGCGAGGCCGTGCAGGGCGCGGCGCGCGGCGAGACGGGCTGGCTCTCCAGGCGGATCGCAGCGCTCTTCGTGGGGCAGCGGCGCAGCAGGCCCGAGCCGGGCGCTCTCGATGCGCTGAGCGAGCGCGAGCGCGAGGTGTTGCTGGAGGTCGCGCGGGGCTACTCGAATGCTGAGGTGGGGGAGCGACTCTACATCACCGAGAGCACTGTCAAGAAGCACGTCCACCAGGTCTACGCCAAGATCGGGGTGCAGACGCGGGCCCAGGCCGTCGCGTGGGCGTGGGCGCAGGGCCTCGTCAACGGCGATGACACCGAGGCGGCGTGGACGTGA
- a CDS encoding MBL fold metallo-hydrolase — protein sequence MSSSVSRRDALRGLGLLGLGTAAAPAVFASTPWPVASHPDDHGATPTPYYRAEIGDITAHVFLDTVFNIPPAAFATNAEEGAIQDLLAAHNLPTDNAATAVNVLLLETGGERVLIDTGVGGENGQLLNGLAGAGLSPGDIDKVVISHFHGDHVGGMVRDGAPTFPNASYHFPAPEKTFLDGYEPGDNAQANQGVAMALGVLQPLMDAGVLSLFDDGASLAEGITAKAAPGHTPGHMAFQIASGDASLLVTADAANHYVATFARPEWIFAYDTVPEQTVATRRMLYGMASDDGGRVWGTHMPFPGFGMAIREGEGFRFITAP from the coding sequence ATGTCCTCCTCTGTCTCCCGCCGCGACGCCCTGCGCGGACTTGGCCTCCTCGGACTCGGCACGGCCGCTGCCCCTGCCGTCTTTGCCAGCACCCCGTGGCCCGTGGCCTCGCATCCCGACGACCACGGCGCGACGCCCACACCGTACTACCGCGCCGAGATTGGTGACATCACAGCCCACGTCTTCCTCGACACCGTCTTCAATATCCCGCCTGCCGCGTTTGCCACGAACGCCGAAGAGGGTGCGATCCAGGACCTTCTCGCCGCGCACAACCTTCCGACCGACAATGCCGCAACAGCCGTGAACGTGCTGCTCCTGGAGACCGGCGGTGAGCGCGTGCTTATCGACACGGGCGTGGGCGGCGAGAACGGGCAGCTGCTCAACGGCCTGGCAGGCGCCGGCCTCTCCCCGGGCGACATCGACAAGGTGGTGATCTCGCACTTCCACGGCGACCATGTCGGCGGCATGGTGCGTGACGGCGCACCGACGTTCCCGAACGCGTCCTATCACTTCCCCGCCCCCGAGAAGACGTTTCTCGACGGCTATGAGCCGGGCGACAACGCGCAGGCCAACCAGGGCGTCGCGATGGCGCTTGGGGTGCTACAACCGTTGATGGATGCGGGAGTGCTGTCGCTCTTCGACGACGGCGCGTCGCTCGCCGAGGGTATCACGGCCAAGGCGGCGCCGGGGCACACGCCTGGCCACATGGCCTTCCAGATCGCCTCGGGCGACGCGAGCCTGCTCGTTACGGCAGACGCTGCCAACCACTACGTCGCCACGTTTGCGCGCCCGGAGTGGATCTTCGCCTACGACACCGTCCCGGAGCAGACGGTCGCGACGCGGCGCATGCTCTATGGCATGGCTTCGGACGACGGCGGGCGCGTGTGGGGCACGCATATGCCATTCCCCGGCTTCGGCATGGCGATCCGTGAAGGCGAGGGCTTTCGCTTCATCACGGCCCCGTAG
- the lptB gene encoding LPS export ABC transporter ATP-binding protein: MLDRADARVLRTEGLVKRYRKRTVVKGISLEVQQGRIVGLLGPNGAGKTTTFYMIVGMVRPNDGHIYLDEPDGQGGHASTRLTRMPMYQRARRGLGYLAQEASVFANLTVEANIMAVLEFQKMDKPDREARVEELIAEFGLEKVRRSKGYMLSGGERRRTEIARALATRPQFLLLDEPFAGVDPIAVEDIQQIVAGLSARGLGVLITDHNVHETLAITDRAYILIDGAIYKHGTAEELADDEEVRRHYLGESFTLERYKIADG, from the coding sequence GTGCTCGACCGTGCCGACGCCCGCGTACTCCGCACCGAAGGCCTCGTCAAACGCTACCGCAAGCGCACCGTCGTCAAGGGCATCAGCCTGGAGGTGCAGCAGGGGCGCATCGTCGGGCTGCTCGGGCCGAACGGGGCGGGGAAGACAACCACGTTCTACATGATCGTCGGGATGGTGCGGCCCAACGACGGGCACATCTACCTCGACGAACCCGACGGACAGGGGGGGCACGCAAGCACACGGCTCACGCGCATGCCGATGTACCAGCGCGCGCGCCGCGGCCTCGGCTACCTCGCCCAGGAGGCGTCGGTCTTCGCCAACCTCACCGTCGAGGCCAACATCATGGCGGTGCTCGAATTCCAGAAGATGGACAAGCCCGACCGCGAGGCGCGCGTCGAAGAACTGATCGCGGAGTTTGGCCTGGAGAAGGTGCGGCGCTCGAAGGGGTACATGCTCTCCGGCGGCGAGCGGCGGCGCACCGAGATCGCCCGGGCCCTCGCCACGCGCCCGCAATTCCTCCTGCTCGACGAGCCCTTCGCGGGCGTGGACCCCATCGCCGTGGAGGACATCCAGCAGATCGTGGCGGGCCTGAGCGCGCGCGGCCTCGGCGTGCTCATCACGGACCACAACGTCCACGAGACGCTCGCCATCACCGACCGCGCGTACATCCTCATCGACGGCGCGATCTACAAGCATGGCACCGCCGAAGAGCTCGCCGACGACGAGGAGGTGCGTCGCCACTACCTCGGCGAGAGCTTCACGCTGGAGCGGTACAAGATTGCTGATGGATGA
- a CDS encoding MarR family transcriptional regulator, with protein sequence MATLPRSDARFTSPHHRLRATLLRSAAWLKEEFNAFLTPHGLTQPQFNVLRILRGQERRAPGVPLSTKCIRERMLDRGSDTSRLVARLEGRGLVEKRPSDTDRRRVVVALTDTGDALLAEIDARVDALDQVTQALSDADANRVADLLDQLTA encoded by the coding sequence ATGGCAACTCTTCCTCGTTCCGACGCCCGCTTCACCAGTCCGCACCATCGCCTGCGGGCGACGCTGCTGCGCTCGGCGGCGTGGCTCAAGGAGGAATTCAACGCGTTCCTCACGCCGCACGGGCTGACCCAGCCCCAGTTCAACGTCCTGCGCATTCTCCGCGGTCAGGAGCGACGGGCGCCTGGCGTCCCGCTGAGCACGAAGTGCATCCGCGAGCGCATGCTCGACCGAGGCTCGGACACGTCGCGGCTGGTCGCACGGCTCGAAGGACGCGGGCTGGTCGAGAAGCGCCCCAGCGACACCGACCGCCGTCGCGTCGTGGTGGCGCTGACCGACACAGGCGACGCCCTACTCGCCGAGATCGACGCGCGCGTGGACGCGCTCGACCAGGTTACCCAGGCCCTCTCCGACGCCGACGCCAACCGGGTTGCGGATCTGCTCGACCAACTCACAGCCTGA